The following are encoded in a window of Methylicorpusculum oleiharenae genomic DNA:
- a CDS encoding Rieske (2Fe-2S) protein, with product MKVKPDYAICELADLQKRQSLSFTLNVKDEVVAGFLVVTEQGFRAYKNSCPHWGVELNWKPDEFFNVDLTHLMCSVHGALFKPDDGECIFGPCVRQHLEPIPVTVIDGTVYYSEN from the coding sequence GGCAGATTTACAGAAACGACAGTCGTTATCTTTTACATTAAATGTTAAAGATGAAGTCGTGGCAGGCTTTTTGGTTGTTACTGAGCAGGGTTTTAGAGCCTATAAGAACTCATGCCCACACTGGGGGGTTGAATTGAACTGGAAGCCGGATGAATTCTTCAATGTGGATTTGACTCATTTGATGTGCTCAGTGCATGGTGCATTATTCAAACCCGATGATGGCGAATGTATTTTTGGGCCTTGTGTCAGACAGCATTTGGAGCCGATTCCGGTCACTGTAATTGACGGTACCGTTTATTATTCCGAAAATTAG
- a CDS encoding MotA/TolQ/ExbB proton channel family protein yields MDIASLLGFIIGIAIIVSAILVGGDVMMFVDVPSILIVFGGTFGVSLMRIPLTDFFRSFGVVAKAFLNKRDDPNLLIEEGVRLSDIARKNGLLALEGETITNEFLKKGIGLCVDGHDPAFVRRMLEQEISQMVSRNEVGQDMWKGVGDLAPAMGMIGTLVGLVQMLANMSDPSAIGPAMAVALLTTLYGAMVANCFALPMVDKLSKVLLYEKTNRELIMETISGIQEGMNPKVLEVLLNSYISDKKRKAQD; encoded by the coding sequence ATGGATATAGCGTCCTTATTAGGTTTTATCATCGGGATCGCGATCATAGTATCAGCAATTCTGGTGGGTGGGGATGTCATGATGTTTGTCGATGTTCCTTCCATTCTAATAGTATTCGGGGGAACATTTGGCGTATCTTTGATGCGAATTCCTTTAACGGATTTTTTTCGATCTTTTGGAGTAGTCGCCAAAGCGTTTTTAAATAAAAGAGACGACCCTAATTTATTGATTGAAGAAGGCGTTCGTTTATCCGACATTGCCCGAAAAAATGGTTTATTGGCTTTGGAAGGTGAAACTATTACCAATGAATTTCTAAAGAAAGGAATCGGTCTCTGCGTCGATGGACACGACCCCGCTTTTGTTAGGCGAATGCTGGAGCAGGAAATCAGTCAAATGGTATCAAGAAATGAAGTCGGCCAGGACATGTGGAAGGGTGTGGGCGATTTAGCACCTGCAATGGGCATGATCGGGACTTTGGTGGGATTGGTGCAAATGCTTGCGAATATGTCGGATCCTTCGGCTATTGGTCCTGCTATGGCAGTGGCTTTGCTGACAACGCTTTACGGCGCGATGGTGGCAAACTGTTTTGCATTGCCCATGGTCGATAAATTGTCAAAAGTATTACTTTATGAAAAAACCAACAGGGAGTTGATTATGGAAACGATCTCAGGGATACAGGAAGGTATGAATCCCAAGGTTTTGGAAGTATTATTGAATTCCTATATTTCTGATAAAAAGCGTAAAGCCCAAGATTAA
- the birA gene encoding bifunctional biotin--[acetyl-CoA-carboxylase] ligase/biotin operon repressor BirA, with protein MFLSEMQKKILQLLADGEFHSGSSLSVELGVSRTAIWKQLSSLSEVGLELISVKGKGYRLTRPLELLDATAILAKLSGEVNSLVSTLTVHDQLASTNTYLIEQAKLDSPSGSVCLAEYQSAGRGRRGRNWVSPFGCNIYLSVLWRFQEGPSAISGLSLAAGIAIVRALKAANIEGIGLKWPNDIYWQGHKLGGILVEVSGESNGPISVVTGIGLNLYIPQQQAQKIDQVWTDLEKVSQTPVSRNHLTSLLLDHLLPVLNQFSVNGIQVYLDEWRSYDCLKDQNVTVFIGNEALTGIAEGIDDNGLFRLRGEDGKIKSFASGEISFSCKS; from the coding sequence ATGTTTTTGTCTGAAATGCAAAAAAAGATATTACAGCTTCTTGCCGATGGTGAATTTCATTCGGGTTCCAGTTTGTCAGTTGAATTAGGCGTCAGCCGGACTGCGATTTGGAAGCAATTAAGCAGTTTGAGTGAGGTCGGTCTTGAGTTGATCTCTGTTAAAGGTAAAGGCTATCGATTAACCAGACCGCTTGAGTTGCTGGATGCCACGGCTATTTTGGCAAAGCTTTCAGGTGAGGTAAATTCTTTAGTCTCGACCTTAACCGTTCACGACCAGCTAGCTTCGACCAATACCTATCTCATTGAACAAGCAAAATTGGACAGCCCGTCAGGTTCGGTTTGTCTCGCCGAGTATCAGAGTGCAGGCAGGGGCAGGCGGGGGCGCAACTGGGTGTCCCCCTTTGGTTGTAATATCTATCTTTCCGTGCTCTGGCGTTTTCAGGAAGGTCCCTCCGCTATTTCAGGATTGAGCTTGGCTGCCGGTATCGCAATAGTCCGGGCATTGAAAGCGGCAAATATTGAAGGCATAGGCCTGAAATGGCCTAACGATATCTACTGGCAGGGTCATAAGTTGGGCGGCATTCTGGTTGAGGTATCCGGCGAATCAAACGGACCTATCAGTGTCGTGACAGGAATCGGGCTGAATCTCTATATTCCTCAACAGCAGGCTCAAAAAATTGATCAGGTATGGACCGACCTGGAAAAAGTCAGTCAAACTCCTGTTTCAAGAAATCATCTCACCTCATTATTGCTTGATCATCTGTTGCCGGTTTTAAATCAGTTCAGTGTTAACGGAATTCAGGTTTACCTTGATGAATGGCGAAGTTATGATTGCCTGAAGGATCAAAATGTAACAGTTTTTATCGGTAATGAGGCGTTAACGGGGATTGCCGAAGGCATAGATGACAATGGCTTGTTTAGATTACGGGGCGAGGACGGGAAAATTAAATCCTTTGCATCGGGTGAGATCAGTTTTAGCTGCAAGAGTTAA
- a CDS encoding PilZ domain-containing protein, whose product MTHEEERRRFFRIDDEVNLYYKPIDEKMVNRTSHISDNVLGNCSLAAALEMMSQESRFMMSRLERNSPEVADYLKIIDSKIELIAQALMLQGSDFKEKDTINVNLSASGLAFDCSEKLNVDDYLEIKMLLVSCMAVIVTYAKVVYCKPKTDSSSGFPYVAGVDYINMKDQDRELLIKHIVKRQMQQIRESKEVPKV is encoded by the coding sequence ATGACTCATGAAGAAGAGAGAAGACGTTTTTTCCGCATTGACGATGAAGTGAATCTTTATTACAAACCGATTGATGAAAAAATGGTCAATCGAACCAGTCATATCAGCGATAACGTGCTAGGAAACTGCTCTTTGGCTGCGGCTTTGGAAATGATGTCTCAAGAATCCAGATTCATGATGTCCCGGTTGGAAAGAAATTCTCCTGAAGTGGCTGACTATCTGAAAATCATCGACAGTAAAATCGAATTGATTGCCCAGGCGTTGATGCTGCAGGGGTCTGATTTTAAGGAAAAAGATACCATCAATGTTAACCTGAGCGCATCAGGGTTGGCTTTTGACTGCAGTGAAAAGTTAAATGTTGATGATTATCTTGAAATTAAAATGCTGCTGGTTTCCTGTATGGCGGTTATTGTAACTTACGCCAAAGTTGTTTACTGCAAGCCGAAAACTGATTCTTCTTCGGGATTCCCTTATGTGGCCGGGGTCGACTATATCAACATGAAAGATCAGGATAGAGAACTCCTGATCAAGCACATCGTCAAACGGCAAATGCAACAGATCAGAGAAAGTAAGGAAGTGCCAAAAGTTTGA
- a CDS encoding MotB family protein: protein MADECPKCPPVGAPVWLATFADLMSLLMCFFILLLSMATMDAKKFKKMSDEMQDAFGVQKDVPAYDVPMGTSIIAQHFSPAPTEPTPLEEVKQTTQQRSTTLAEDIDENNIEEIEQKLLQKKLEEVQEQAKKIKESLKDEIKQGLVSVDAVNLNIIIRIEERGSFPSGTAVLKAGFEPVMKKISAAVNDSPGKVHVAGHSDDIPISTQTYRSNWELSASRAVTVSHFLFEQSGTDPTRFVIEGYADTKPLVPNKTQEDRAKNRRVEIVVMQDDPSLSREQFPPAE, encoded by the coding sequence ATGGCTGATGAATGTCCTAAATGTCCTCCGGTAGGTGCGCCTGTATGGCTAGCTACTTTTGCCGATTTGATGTCGCTATTAATGTGTTTTTTTATTCTGCTGTTGTCGATGGCAACAATGGATGCAAAAAAATTTAAAAAAATGTCCGATGAAATGCAAGATGCTTTCGGGGTGCAAAAAGATGTGCCTGCTTACGATGTCCCGATGGGAACCAGCATCATTGCGCAGCATTTTTCTCCAGCTCCGACCGAACCGACTCCACTGGAAGAGGTTAAGCAAACAACGCAGCAGCGCTCAACCACGCTGGCTGAAGATATTGATGAAAACAACATAGAAGAAATAGAACAAAAACTACTGCAAAAAAAATTGGAAGAAGTGCAAGAGCAAGCTAAAAAAATCAAAGAATCATTGAAAGATGAAATAAAACAAGGTTTGGTTTCAGTTGATGCGGTCAATCTCAATATTATTATCCGTATCGAAGAGAGAGGGTCTTTTCCTTCAGGGACGGCGGTGTTAAAAGCGGGATTTGAACCGGTTATGAAAAAGATTTCTGCAGCCGTTAATGACTCGCCCGGAAAAGTCCATGTGGCCGGACACTCAGATGATATTCCCATTTCCACGCAAACTTATCGTTCCAACTGGGAGCTATCGGCTTCCCGGGCTGTGACTGTTTCACATTTTCTTTTTGAACAGTCAGGAACCGATCCTACGCGTTTTGTGATTGAAGGTTATGCCGATACCAAGCCATTGGTGCCAAACAAAACGCAGGAAGATCGAGCCAAGAACAGAAGGGTTGAAATTGTCGTCATGCAGGATGATCCTTCTTTATCTAGGGAGCAATTCCCTCCAGCGGAATAA